A window of Macrotis lagotis isolate mMagLag1 chromosome 1, bilby.v1.9.chrom.fasta, whole genome shotgun sequence genomic DNA:
GACACCTTTGAATATGACAAATGTAAGGAAGCCTGAAATAATAATTCTTGCTTTCTTTTACAGCAAGGAACTCATACTAGAGAGAAACCCAATAAATGGAATGAATATGAGAAAGCCTTCAGTCAGAATCATCTACATATGTATCATGAGAGTATTCTTGCAGGTGAGAAACAGTTGAGCAGCCCTAATGACTTTAAGAGTATTTATGCTCAAAAGAATCTCCATATGTCTAATGAATGCGGGAAAATATTCACTCTACAAGAAAGAGTTCACTTTGAAAAAGAACTCTTTTATTGCAATGAATGTGGCAAAGCCTTTAGATGGAGATATGAACTCAATGCTCATCAGAAAATTCACATTGGAGAAAAACTCTTTGAGTATAATGAATATGGAAACCCCTTTATGTGGAAGAATCAGTTTAATAAACACAGGAAGAttccaaatgaaaagaaatccTTTGAATGTAATGTGTGCAGAAAAGTCTTCCATGACAAATCTCACTTTACAgcgcatcagagaattcatactggagagaagcccttcgaatgtagtgaatgtgggaaAAGCTTTAGCCAGAGGTCATCTCTCAGTTCACATCAGAGAAATCATATTACAaagaaaccctatgaatgtaatgaatgtagGAAAACCTTCCACGATAAGTCCCACCTTattgtacatcagagaattcatactggagaaaaaccatttgagtgtaatgaatgtgggaaaacttttAGCCAGAGGTCATCACTTGGTTcacaccagagaattcacactggagagaaaccctttgagtgtaatgaatgtgggaaagccttccgTGACAAGTCCCACcttactgtacatcagagaattcacactggagaaaaaccctttgagtgtaatgaatgtgggaaaacttttAGCCAAAGGTCATCACTTAGTTCACATCAGaggattcacactggagagaaaccctttgagtgtaatgaatgtgggaaagcctttcgGGACAAATCTTAtcttactgtacatcagagaattcatactggagagaagctaTTTGAGTGTGAAGAATGTGGGAAAAACTTCAGTTTGAGATCATCACTTATTTcacaccagagaattcacacaggaaagaaaccttttgaatgtaatgaatgcaTGAAAGCCTTCAGAGACAAATTTCACCTTattgaacatcagagaattcatacaggagagaaaccctttgaatgtaTGGAATGTGGCAAAACCTTCCACAACAAATATCAATTCTCTCTACATCAGAGAACTCATACTGGCCATAAACCTTTTGCATGTCTTCAATGTGGAAAAAGTTTTATGTCAAAGAGTCAACTTAATAAACATGAGAGGATTCACACTGGTGAGAAACCTTTTGTATGTGATAACTGTGGGAAAGCTTTCACCCGAAAGGACCGCTttactgaacatcagagaattcatactggagagaaaccctttgaGTGTACCCAGTGTGGGAAAAATTTTAGCCAAAGGAAATCACTTACATTTCATCAGAGAATTCATTCTGGAGAAAAACTCTTTGAGTGTACTGAATGTGggaaaaatttcaattataaGAAGTCTTTTCTTTTGCACCAGAGAACTCATACTGATGAGAAATGCTTGTATCAGCCTGGAGTCTCTAGCACTGAACTGCCATTCATGGCTGCCATCCTCTCCACCGGAAATCAGCTGTTCATTGAGCAAAATCTGAGATACCATGAAAAAGACTGTAGCAACATAGGGCAGAAACAGAGTGACTGGAGTCAATCATGGCACTGAGAACAGGACTGGGGAACTAGTAATTTCCAGTCCCTGTCTTCACTCATACTCATTATTTCTTGGAGGATAAAGATGACTTGTCTTCTGATCCTTAATTCCTAACCATTTATTTTGCTCAGCTGTCTCATAGTTTATCCAATATAAAGAGCTTAGCCAGTGAATTACTGatctgtataaatatataaatacacacatacaagaAGAAAGAGGCATTTCTTACGAC
This region includes:
- the LOC141511052 gene encoding uncharacterized protein LOC141511052 isoform X1, encoding MESYLYAYPVGLYSLEALPSKDSALSQDRHEEEEKEEEEEEMTPELLTSDYQESVTFKDVSVDFTQDEWSHLDSAQRALYREVMLENFENLVSLGLPVLKPDVISHLERGESPWMLEGVDLRDIDPGSFQDERFKTKDSVPEQDILMRTLGDEGLQEQGTHTREKPNKWNEYEKAFSQNHLHMYHESILAGEKQLSSPNDFKSIYAQKNLHMSNECGKIFTLQERVHFEKELFYCNECGKAFRWRYELNAHQKIHIGEKLFEYNEYGNPFMWKNQFNKHRKIPNEKKSFECNVCRKVFHDKSHFTAHQRIHTGEKPFECSECGKSFSQRSSLSSHQRNHITKKPYECNECRKTFHDKSHLIVHQRIHTGEKPFECNECGKTFSQRSSLGSHQRIHTGEKPFECNECGKAFRDKSHLTVHQRIHTGEKPFECNECGKTFSQRSSLSSHQRIHTGEKPFECNECGKAFRDKSYLTVHQRIHTGEKLFECEECGKNFSLRSSLISHQRIHTGKKPFECNECMKAFRDKFHLIEHQRIHTGEKPFECMECGKTFHNKYQFSLHQRTHTGHKPFACLQCGKSFMSKSQLNKHERIHTGEKPFVCDNCGKAFTRKDRFTEHQRIHTGEKPFECTQCGKNFSQRKSLTFHQRIHSGEKLFECTECGKNFNYKKSFLLHQRTHTDEKCLYQPGVSSTELPFMAAILSTGNQLFIEQNLRYHEKDCSNIGQKQSDWSQSWH
- the LOC141511052 gene encoding uncharacterized protein LOC141511052 isoform X2; this translates as MPAPSPQARRGALPSKDSALSQDRHEEEEKEEEEEEMTPELLTSDYQESVTFKDVSVDFTQDEWSHLDSAQRALYREVMLENFENLVSLGLPVLKPDVISHLERGESPWMLEGVDLRDIDPGSFQDERFKTKDSVPEQDILMRTLGDEGLQEQGTHTREKPNKWNEYEKAFSQNHLHMYHESILAGEKQLSSPNDFKSIYAQKNLHMSNECGKIFTLQERVHFEKELFYCNECGKAFRWRYELNAHQKIHIGEKLFEYNEYGNPFMWKNQFNKHRKIPNEKKSFECNVCRKVFHDKSHFTAHQRIHTGEKPFECSECGKSFSQRSSLSSHQRNHITKKPYECNECRKTFHDKSHLIVHQRIHTGEKPFECNECGKTFSQRSSLGSHQRIHTGEKPFECNECGKAFRDKSHLTVHQRIHTGEKPFECNECGKTFSQRSSLSSHQRIHTGEKPFECNECGKAFRDKSYLTVHQRIHTGEKLFECEECGKNFSLRSSLISHQRIHTGKKPFECNECMKAFRDKFHLIEHQRIHTGEKPFECMECGKTFHNKYQFSLHQRTHTGHKPFACLQCGKSFMSKSQLNKHERIHTGEKPFVCDNCGKAFTRKDRFTEHQRIHTGEKPFECTQCGKNFSQRKSLTFHQRIHSGEKLFECTECGKNFNYKKSFLLHQRTHTDEKCLYQPGVSSTELPFMAAILSTGNQLFIEQNLRYHEKDCSNIGQKQSDWSQSWH